The following coding sequences lie in one Benincasa hispida cultivar B227 chromosome 6, ASM972705v1, whole genome shotgun sequence genomic window:
- the LOC120080189 gene encoding DNA repair protein XRCC3 homolog, with the protein MTPENLLHLLQTTQKCTFGCPIIDRSAGGGVACSSLTEIVAESGCGKTQLCLQLSLYAQLPLSNGGLNASSLYIHTEFPFPFRRLQQLSQAFSSSYPQFSNPSDHIFVEPVHSAHQLFDIMPKIESFLKNSNSQLPIRLIVIDSIAALFRSDFDNTPSDLKRRSSLFFKISGKLKLLAKRYSLGVVLTNQVVDLIGSSDGLNALRIGNLKFLSSSGRQVCPALGLAWANCVNTRLFLSRNEEIVGEGEGMMNGSELVQRRTRRWLHVVFAPHLPKSSCEYVINREGVVGVESQ; encoded by the coding sequence ATGACGCCGGAAAATCTCCTCCATCTCCTTCAAACCACCCAAAAGTGCACCTTCGGATGTCCGATCATCGACCGCTCCGCCGGCGGCGGCGTCGCCTGTAGCTCCCTCACTGAAATCGTCGCCGAAAGCGGCTGCGGCAAAACCCAACTCTGTCTCCAGCTCTCCCTCTACGCTCAGCTCCCTCTCTCCAATGGCGGCCTCAACGCCTCATCTCTCTACATCCACACCGAGTTCCCTTTCCCCTTCCGACGTCTTCAACAGCTTTCCCAAGCATTTTCCTCTTCATATCCCCAATTTTCTAATCCCTCCGATCACATCTTTGTCGAACCGGTTCACTCTGCCCACCAACTGTTCGACATAATGCCCAAGATAGAATCCTTccttaaaaattcaaattcccAATTGCCCATCAGGCTTATTGTAATTGATTCAATTGCGGCGTTGTTTCGCTCTGATTTCGACAACACCCCATCTGATCTCAAGCGGAGATCATCTCTGTTTTTCAAGATTTCTGGGAAGTTGAAGTTGTTGGCTAAGAGGTATTCTTTGGGTGTGGTGTTGACGAATCAGGTAGTTGATTTGATCGGTTCTTCTGATGGATTGAATGCTTTAAGAATTGGGAATTTGAAGTTCTTGAGTTCGTCGGGACGACAGGTTTGCCCGGCGCTGGGGCTGGCGTGGGCTAATTGTGTTAATACAAGATTGTTTCTGTCAAGAAATGAGGAAATTGTTGGAGAAGGTGAAGGGATGATGAATGGAAGTGAATTAGTGCAAAGAAGAACTAGAAGATGGCTTCATGTTGTTTTTGCTCCACATTTGCCTAAATCATCTTGTGAGTATGTAATTAATAGAGAAGGAGTTGTGGGAGTTGAAAGCCAATGA
- the LOC120080557 gene encoding uncharacterized protein LOC120080557, translated as MLVANSFDLWKKDGFFSAAEQVQESADTMEFAYRTWIREKREGISPDDLDELRREVQMALGTAKWQLEEFTKAVRVSYRSRNEEHLLERHGLFIAAIGNQISHVEAALRKSYDKEGKQPLRWVNLNEEECDDLATFLSGISQVPQSAKTESSVCRSSAKNSIYENHERVVADMKLTSTCSSSNSSKMKGTEYANAVDIDSQKVKDLEVKESFRRVDDALCKMDRSTKARRASPPTAPDLQIVIVDENQERKQSITSLEVSRKGKSGSVFWKRGCGNFSQLFGRVQQRQIYRPWHLQLTCSVQFTLALMLTIFLIVPIVFYSA; from the exons ATGCTAGTTGCAAATAGTTTCGATTTGTGGAAGAAGGATGGGTTCTTTTCTGCCGCCGAGCAGGTCCAAGAATCTGCCGATAc AATGGAGTTTGCATATAGAACATGgataagagagaaaagagaagggATAAGTCCCGATGATTTGGATGAACTCCGTCGGGAGGTTCAAATGGCTCTTGGCACAGCCAAATGGCAG CTGGAAGAATTTACGAAAGCTGTTAGAGTTAGCTATCGCTCCAGAAATGAAGAACATTTGTTGGAAAGACATGGACTATTTATTGCAGccattggaaatcaaatttccCATGTTGAAGCTGCTTTAAGAAAATCTTATGACAAAGAGGGCAAGCAGCCACTTCGATGGGTAAATCTAAATGAGGAAGAATGCGATGATTTGGCTACATTTCTCTCTGGCATATCGCAAGTTCCACAAAGTGCAAAAACTGAATCATCTGTGTGTAGGTCTTCAGCAAAAAATTCTATATATGAGAATCATGAACGAGTAGTGGCAGATATGAAACTTACTTCTACCTGTAGCTCAAGTAATTCTTCTAAAATGAAGGGTACTGAATATGCCAATGCTGTAGACATAGACTCACAGAAAGTCAAAGATTTGGAAGTGAAAGAAAGTTTTAGAAGAGTAGATGATGCACTATGCAAAATGGATAGATCAACAAAGGCAAGGAGAGCAAGTCCACCAACTGCTCCTGACCTGCAAATTGTAATTGTGGATGAAAATCAAGAGAGAAAACAGTCTATTACAAGTCTAGAAGtttcaagaaaaggaaaatcagGATCAGTCTTCTGGAAACGCGGATGTGGAAATTTTTCTCAG CTCTTTGGTAGGGTTCAGCAGCGACAGATATACAGACCCTGGCATCTTCAGCTTACATGTTCTGTTCAATTTACTCTTGCATTGATGTTGACTATATTCTTGATCG TGCCCATTGTCTTTTATTCAGCTTGA
- the LOC120079325 gene encoding uncharacterized protein LOC120079325 isoform X2: MEIGNQPSSSDEVRDIDDCLIFLALDQNDHFFDKKKKLLERQGFKSENRIYLKCSMCPEEVDTVLKELVQIARIIHLNEPEMYFGENDERTPVDFYSPRNEVEAFNTIISLVDISLSSCKPVQFHVLQNLRKAVIRMIHEYGNVYSMDAKPSEDSCTKENCLLQWGESNGVRTSLKIAYVEGAGRGTIATEDLEVGDTVLEIPLAIIISEELVQKSTMYPILSKVEGMLPETMMLLWSMKEKHIADSKFKVYFDTLPEAFKTGLSFGVGAMKTLDGTLLFDELMQAKQHLREQYDELFPVLCNNHPDVFSEEFYSWEQFLWACELWYSNSLKIMFSDGILRTCLVPIAGFLNHSLHPHILHYGKVDSGTNSLKFHLSRPCRAGEECYLSYGNYSGSHLVTFYGFLPEGDNVNDVIPLDIDFGDDDSNNTTSNWSTHMVRGTWLSKNQNIFHYGLPSPLLECFRKALFPGLLTNRKGSLENEMEVLNELLSIFSGMMENLEDEDEDRTSTEWDIKLALNYKDLQRKIVSSCLTSCHAGRKTVEFALYDCMEEDTRG; this comes from the exons AAATTATTAGAAAGACAGGGTTTCAAGTCTGAGAATCGCATTTACTTGAAGTGCTCGATGTGTCCTGAAGAAGTAGATACGGTTCTGAAAGAATTAGTACAAATTGCAAGAATTATTCACTTAAATGAG CCTGAAATgtattttggagaaaatgacGAACGGACACCAGTAGATTTCTACAGCCCTAGGAACGAAGTGGAGGCCTTCAATACAATAATTTCTCTTGTTGACATCTCTCTCTCTAGTTGTAAGCCTGTCCAATTTCACGTCCTGCAAAATTTACGGAAGGCAGTTATTCGCATGATCCATGAGTACGGAAATGTATACAGTATGGATGCTAAACCTTCGGAGGACAGCTGTACAAAAGAAAACTGTTTGTTACAGTGGGGGGAAAGCAATGGTGTTAGGACAAGCTTGAAGATAGCTT ATGTTGAAGGTGCTGGTAGAGGGACCATAGCCACAGAAGATTTAGAAGTTGGTGACACTGTATTGGAGATCCCTCTAGCTATTATTATTTCTGAGGAACTTGTGCAGAAAAGCACCATG TATCCCATATTATCGAAGGTTGAAGGCATGCTACCTGAGACAATGATGTTGTTATGGAGTATGAAGGAGAAGCACATCGCCGATTCCAAATTCAAGGTCTACTTTGATACACTACCAGAAGCGTTTAAAACTG GATTAAGCTTTGGAGTTGGCGCAATGAAGACTTTGGACGGAACCCTACTTTTTGATGAGCTAATGCAAGCAAAACAG CACTTACGAGAACAATACGATGAGTTGTTTCCTGTATTGTGTAACAACCATCCTGATGTCTTCTCAGAGGAGTTCTACTCATGGGAGCAGTTTTTATGGGCTTGTGAACTTTGGTATTCAAATAGCTTGAAAATCATGTTCTCTGATGGAATACTCAGAACCTGCTTGGTTCCAATTGCAGGTTTTCTCAACCACTCG TTGCATCCGCACATACTACACTATGGCAAAGTTGATTCGGGTACAAATTCCTTGAAATTCCATCTATCAAGACCATGCCGTGCAGGGGAAGAATGCTACCTTAGTTATGGGAATTACTCTGGTTCTCATCTAGTTACTTTCTATGGCTTTTTACCTGAAGGAGACAATGTAAATGATGTCATTCCATTAG ACATTGACTTCGGTGATGATGATAGCAATAACACCACGTCCAACTGGAGTACTCATATGGTGAGGGGAACTTGGTTGTCAAAGAACCAAAATATATTCCATTATGGTCTGCCCTCACCATTATTAGAGTGTTTCCGGAAAGCTCTGTTCCCTGGATTACTCACCAACCGTAAG GGAAGCTTGGAAAATGAAATGGAAGTTCTCAATGAACTCCTCTCAATCTTTTCTGGGATGATGGAAAATCTTGAGGATGAGGATGAAGACAG gacAAGTACAGAATGGGATATAAAGTTAGCCCTGAACTACAAAGATCTACAGAGGAAGATAGTTTCCTCATGTCTGACTTCATGTCATGCTGGTCGCAAGACGGTAGAATTTGCATTATACGATTGCATGGAAGAGGACACTCGAGGCTAA
- the LOC120079325 gene encoding uncharacterized protein LOC120079325 isoform X1 — translation MEIGNQPSSSDEVRDIDDCLIFLALDQNDHFFDKKKKLLERQGFKSENRIYLKCSMCPEEVDTVLKELVQIARIIHLNEPEMYFGENDERTPVDFYSPRNEVEAFNTIISLVDISLSSCKPVQFHVLQNLRKAVIRMIHEYGNVYSMDAKPSEDSCTKENCLLQWGESNGVRTSLKIAYVEGAGRGTIATEDLEVGDTVLEIPLAIIISEELVQKSTMYPILSKVEGMLPETMMLLWSMKEKHIADSKFKVYFDTLPEAFKTGLSFGVGAMKTLDGTLLFDELMQAKQHLREQYDELFPVLCNNHPDVFSEEFYSWEQFLWACELWYSNSLKIMFSDGILRTCLVPIAGFLNHSLHPHILHYGKVDSGTNSLKFHLSRPCRAGEECYLSYGNYSGSHLVTFYGFLPEGDNVNDVIPLDIDFGDDDSNNTTSNWSTHMVRGTWLSKNQNIFHYGLPSPLLECFRKALFPGLLTNRKLQGSLENEMEVLNELLSIFSGMMENLEDEDEDRTSTEWDIKLALNYKDLQRKIVSSCLTSCHAGRKTVEFALYDCMEEDTRG, via the exons AAATTATTAGAAAGACAGGGTTTCAAGTCTGAGAATCGCATTTACTTGAAGTGCTCGATGTGTCCTGAAGAAGTAGATACGGTTCTGAAAGAATTAGTACAAATTGCAAGAATTATTCACTTAAATGAG CCTGAAATgtattttggagaaaatgacGAACGGACACCAGTAGATTTCTACAGCCCTAGGAACGAAGTGGAGGCCTTCAATACAATAATTTCTCTTGTTGACATCTCTCTCTCTAGTTGTAAGCCTGTCCAATTTCACGTCCTGCAAAATTTACGGAAGGCAGTTATTCGCATGATCCATGAGTACGGAAATGTATACAGTATGGATGCTAAACCTTCGGAGGACAGCTGTACAAAAGAAAACTGTTTGTTACAGTGGGGGGAAAGCAATGGTGTTAGGACAAGCTTGAAGATAGCTT ATGTTGAAGGTGCTGGTAGAGGGACCATAGCCACAGAAGATTTAGAAGTTGGTGACACTGTATTGGAGATCCCTCTAGCTATTATTATTTCTGAGGAACTTGTGCAGAAAAGCACCATG TATCCCATATTATCGAAGGTTGAAGGCATGCTACCTGAGACAATGATGTTGTTATGGAGTATGAAGGAGAAGCACATCGCCGATTCCAAATTCAAGGTCTACTTTGATACACTACCAGAAGCGTTTAAAACTG GATTAAGCTTTGGAGTTGGCGCAATGAAGACTTTGGACGGAACCCTACTTTTTGATGAGCTAATGCAAGCAAAACAG CACTTACGAGAACAATACGATGAGTTGTTTCCTGTATTGTGTAACAACCATCCTGATGTCTTCTCAGAGGAGTTCTACTCATGGGAGCAGTTTTTATGGGCTTGTGAACTTTGGTATTCAAATAGCTTGAAAATCATGTTCTCTGATGGAATACTCAGAACCTGCTTGGTTCCAATTGCAGGTTTTCTCAACCACTCG TTGCATCCGCACATACTACACTATGGCAAAGTTGATTCGGGTACAAATTCCTTGAAATTCCATCTATCAAGACCATGCCGTGCAGGGGAAGAATGCTACCTTAGTTATGGGAATTACTCTGGTTCTCATCTAGTTACTTTCTATGGCTTTTTACCTGAAGGAGACAATGTAAATGATGTCATTCCATTAG ACATTGACTTCGGTGATGATGATAGCAATAACACCACGTCCAACTGGAGTACTCATATGGTGAGGGGAACTTGGTTGTCAAAGAACCAAAATATATTCCATTATGGTCTGCCCTCACCATTATTAGAGTGTTTCCGGAAAGCTCTGTTCCCTGGATTACTCACCAACCGTAAG CTACAGGGAAGCTTGGAAAATGAAATGGAAGTTCTCAATGAACTCCTCTCAATCTTTTCTGGGATGATGGAAAATCTTGAGGATGAGGATGAAGACAG gacAAGTACAGAATGGGATATAAAGTTAGCCCTGAACTACAAAGATCTACAGAGGAAGATAGTTTCCTCATGTCTGACTTCATGTCATGCTGGTCGCAAGACGGTAGAATTTGCATTATACGATTGCATGGAAGAGGACACTCGAGGCTAA
- the LOC120079325 gene encoding protein SET DOMAIN GROUP 40 isoform X3: MRLLVATLTIEVQPEMYFGENDERTPVDFYSPRNEVEAFNTIISLVDISLSSCKPVQFHVLQNLRKAVIRMIHEYGNVYSMDAKPSEDSCTKENCLLQWGESNGVRTSLKIAYVEGAGRGTIATEDLEVGDTVLEIPLAIIISEELVQKSTMYPILSKVEGMLPETMMLLWSMKEKHIADSKFKVYFDTLPEAFKTGLSFGVGAMKTLDGTLLFDELMQAKQHLREQYDELFPVLCNNHPDVFSEEFYSWEQFLWACELWYSNSLKIMFSDGILRTCLVPIAGFLNHSLHPHILHYGKVDSGTNSLKFHLSRPCRAGEECYLSYGNYSGSHLVTFYGFLPEGDNVNDVIPLDIDFGDDDSNNTTSNWSTHMVRGTWLSKNQNIFHYGLPSPLLECFRKALFPGLLTNRKLQGSLENEMEVLNELLSIFSGMMENLEDEDEDRTSTEWDIKLALNYKDLQRKIVSSCLTSCHAGRKTVEFALYDCMEEDTRG, from the exons ATGAG GTTATTGGTAGCTACTCTAACAATTGAGGTGCAGCCTGAAATgtattttggagaaaatgacGAACGGACACCAGTAGATTTCTACAGCCCTAGGAACGAAGTGGAGGCCTTCAATACAATAATTTCTCTTGTTGACATCTCTCTCTCTAGTTGTAAGCCTGTCCAATTTCACGTCCTGCAAAATTTACGGAAGGCAGTTATTCGCATGATCCATGAGTACGGAAATGTATACAGTATGGATGCTAAACCTTCGGAGGACAGCTGTACAAAAGAAAACTGTTTGTTACAGTGGGGGGAAAGCAATGGTGTTAGGACAAGCTTGAAGATAGCTT ATGTTGAAGGTGCTGGTAGAGGGACCATAGCCACAGAAGATTTAGAAGTTGGTGACACTGTATTGGAGATCCCTCTAGCTATTATTATTTCTGAGGAACTTGTGCAGAAAAGCACCATG TATCCCATATTATCGAAGGTTGAAGGCATGCTACCTGAGACAATGATGTTGTTATGGAGTATGAAGGAGAAGCACATCGCCGATTCCAAATTCAAGGTCTACTTTGATACACTACCAGAAGCGTTTAAAACTG GATTAAGCTTTGGAGTTGGCGCAATGAAGACTTTGGACGGAACCCTACTTTTTGATGAGCTAATGCAAGCAAAACAG CACTTACGAGAACAATACGATGAGTTGTTTCCTGTATTGTGTAACAACCATCCTGATGTCTTCTCAGAGGAGTTCTACTCATGGGAGCAGTTTTTATGGGCTTGTGAACTTTGGTATTCAAATAGCTTGAAAATCATGTTCTCTGATGGAATACTCAGAACCTGCTTGGTTCCAATTGCAGGTTTTCTCAACCACTCG TTGCATCCGCACATACTACACTATGGCAAAGTTGATTCGGGTACAAATTCCTTGAAATTCCATCTATCAAGACCATGCCGTGCAGGGGAAGAATGCTACCTTAGTTATGGGAATTACTCTGGTTCTCATCTAGTTACTTTCTATGGCTTTTTACCTGAAGGAGACAATGTAAATGATGTCATTCCATTAG ACATTGACTTCGGTGATGATGATAGCAATAACACCACGTCCAACTGGAGTACTCATATGGTGAGGGGAACTTGGTTGTCAAAGAACCAAAATATATTCCATTATGGTCTGCCCTCACCATTATTAGAGTGTTTCCGGAAAGCTCTGTTCCCTGGATTACTCACCAACCGTAAG CTACAGGGAAGCTTGGAAAATGAAATGGAAGTTCTCAATGAACTCCTCTCAATCTTTTCTGGGATGATGGAAAATCTTGAGGATGAGGATGAAGACAG gacAAGTACAGAATGGGATATAAAGTTAGCCCTGAACTACAAAGATCTACAGAGGAAGATAGTTTCCTCATGTCTGACTTCATGTCATGCTGGTCGCAAGACGGTAGAATTTGCATTATACGATTGCATGGAAGAGGACACTCGAGGCTAA